TAAAATAGTTTATAAATTTAAGGATACAGGAGTCGTGCTTGCCAACACAGAAGGTACAGTAAATCTAATATCAGGTAAGGATAATGAAATCTTCCTCGCACCTCCTGAAAAAGATATTGATGATGATGGCGATGGATTTAAGAACTTTTATGAGATTCTGCAAGGGACAAACCCGAAGGACCCCGGTTCAAAGCCTGTGGAAGACAAGACCCCTCCTTCTGTAAGTTCAACAGATCCTGTGAACGGTTCAACAAATATTCCGGTCAACTCAAAAATATCCGCAACCTTCTCAGAGCCGATTGACAGCAAGACGATGACAAAAGAGACATTTACTGTTTCCAATGGAAGTACAAATATTCCCGGAACAGTGGCCTTAAATGATATGACAGCCACATTTACCCCCACAGGCAGTTTATCGTATAACACAACATACACGGCAGGCATAGGCACAGGGGGCACAGGGGCTAAAGACCTTGCCGGAAATCCAATGGCAGGCAGCTATTCATGGAGCTTTAGCACTGAAATCAGCTCTGGCACTAAACCATCCGCCCCAATTGGTGTGACTGCCAAAGCCGGTGATACTCAGATTACAATCAGTTGGAATGCTGTTAGTGGTGCGACATCCTATAACATCTACTGGTCAACCACATCAGGCGTTTCAAAGACCACAGGCACAAAGATCTCCAATGTTAAAAGCCCCTATCTCCACCCAGGTCTTACTAATGGGACGACCTATCGCTATGTAGTTACAGCAGTAAATAGCTATGGCGAAAGCGTGGAGTCTGACCAGACCTCAGCAAAATATACATCTGTAATAACTTTAGACACCACTCCACCTGCAAATACAACAGGGACAAACTTCATCAACAGTGGTGCATCAGCATCAAATTCCACATCTGTAACACTATCCATTTCTGCAACGGATAGTGTTGGAGTCACCGGTTATTTTGCCTCAGAAAATTCAGCTACCCCACTGCCCAGTGACGCAGGCTGAAAATCTATTACAGCTACAACCTCTTATTCTGCCGGTGTAACATTTACATTAAGCAGCGGAGATGGAGAGAAGACAGTATATGTCTGGTTTAAGGATGCGGCAGGGAATGTATCGAGTGCGAGTAGCGATGGGATAACATTGTCTTCCCCACCCTCTGCACCAACAGGTGTAACTCCTGCTGCAAGTGACAGTCAGGCTACTATCAAGTGGGATACTGTCAGTAATGCAACGTCATATAATATCTACTGGTCAAGGGCAGAAGGTGTTAGTAAGGCCAACGGAACCAAAATAAGCGGAATTACTTCTACATCATATTGGCATACAGGGCTTTTGGAGAATACAACCTATTACTATGTGATAACGGCTGTTAACAGTTTTGGGGAAAGTAATGTGTCAAATCAAATAATTACTGAGGCTTATAAATTTATTACAAAATGGGGTCGTTCTGGCACAGGAGATGGGCAGTTTGCCTGGCCGATTGGCATAGCAGTTGACTCATCAGGAAATATTTATGTTGTCGATTCAGGTAATGCAAGAATACAGAAGTTTACTTCTAATGGTACATTTATTACAAAATGGGGTTCACCAGGTACCGGAGATGGGCAATTTAGTGGGCCGTCAGCCATTGCTGTAGATTCATCTGGAAATGTTTATGTAGCTGATGCTTCGAATGCACGTGTTCAAAAGTTCAGTTCAGATGGAATGTTTATTACTAAATGGGGGTCTTCTGGGACAGGAGATGGTCAGTTTGATACACCGAACGGCATAGCTGTTGACTTATTTGGAAATGTTTATGTAGCTGATACTTGGAATGCACGTGTTCAAAAGTTCAGTTCAGATGGTTCATTTATTACAAAGTGGGCTATTTATATTACAGGAGAAATTAAATATTCTGATCCAATAAGTATAGCAGTTGATTCATTAGGGAATGTTTATGTTCCTGATAATTCCAATAACTGTATAAAGAAGTTCAGTCCAAGTGGATTGCTCCTAAAAAAGTGGTATTTTGGTTCTCCCGGCTTGGGGATAGCTATTGATTCCTCTGAGAATGTTTTTATCACAAATAACCGTTATAGTGTAGAAAAGTATAATTCCAATGGTACGTTAATAAATAAATGGGGTTCATATGGCACAGATGACGGTAAGTTTGCTGACTCTCGTGGAATTACTATTGATGCGGAGGGAAATGCCTATGTGTCAGATGTTAGCAATAATCGCATTCAGAAATTTTCACTTACTGTCCCTGATTTTTCAAATGGCCTTATTGCCTACTATCCCTTTAACGGCAATGCCAATGATGAGAGCGGCAATGGACATCATGGAATAGTAAACGGGGTTGCTTTAGCTTATGACAGGTTTTATAGTGCTGATAGTGCTTATAGCTTTAATGGAATTAATAATTACATTGAACTAAGTAATACGGCCGCATTTAACTTTTCATCAGGAGGGTTTACATTGGCCGGATGGGTCAAGTTTAATTCTACAAATAGTGACAATGGGATTATTGGCAAACATATTTGTAACTATTCTAACGGCTACTTCCTTGGAACGTAAAAGCGTAAAAGGGGACAGATTTATTTTTTACCTTATAAAAATAAATCTGTCCCCTTTTCTCGTCCCAAGCTCTCCCCGCTTATAAGCTTTATATCGAGGAAAAATTGGGGGTCAGGTCTTGAATTGTCAGTTTTATTGATTTTGCTTTCTTCGTCTACTCGTGGGCTGGGAATTCTGGGGACACCGCATTTAATTCCCAATTATCGTCAATGTTACTCAGACCAACGGCCAAAGCTGGTACGCCGTGGAGCAGACGGCCAATGTTCCATAGTCTGAAAGAGATAATTTGTGTCTTGCCTTGATTTGCGAATTAAGCTTTTGCAGGGTCAATAAATATTCAGACTGACAACAATTCAATCTCAGGCAATATTTTTTGGTTTCTTAAATTCAGTAACCACAAACTTCTTAGTCGTTGCTTGCAAATACTTGCAAAACATGGCTTATTTTCATAAGATGAGTACAGGATTTATTTTCATATATTGAATAGGAGGTGATTTTATGAAGGTTGCAGAGATGTCAGTAGAGGAATTAAGAAATCTGATAAAAAGAACATGAATATGGGGTCAGAATATGAATATGGAATATGGAATGGAATATGTGGAATGGAATATGGGGTCACCCATTAACAGCTTTGTCAATAGGGCAAAAAGATTCCCCTCTCTGTTTTTAGGTCTTTCTATCAACAAAGTATCATAAACTATTATTGGGATAATCCTTTTC
This is a stretch of genomic DNA from Nitrospirota bacterium. It encodes these proteins:
- a CDS encoding Ig-like domain-containing protein, producing the protein KIVYKFKDTGVVLANTEGTVNLISGKDNEIFLAPPEKDIDDDGDGFKNFYEILQGTNPKDPGSKPVEDKTPPSVSSTDPVNGSTNIPVNSKISATFSEPIDSKTMTKETFTVSNGSTNIPGTVALNDMTATFTPTGSLSYNTTYTAGIGTGGTGAKDLAGNPMAGSYSWSFSTEISSGTKPSAPIGVTAKAGDTQITISWNAVSGATSYNIYWSTTSGVSKTTGTKISNVKSPYLHPGLTNGTTYRYVVTAVNSYGESVESDQTSAKYTSVITLDTTPPANTTGTNFINSGASASNSTSVTLSISATDSVGVTGYFASENSATPLPSDAG